The DNA region TACAATCATTGTTTACAGGTACAAGCTTCCATCATGGGCTAAGTTTGAAATAGGGAGGGCTGCGGTCTATTGGAAAACCATGAATGGCCTCCCTCCTTCTTCCGTAAGTATAAAAGTATTGAGTTAACTCCTAGCTTGTTACTTAATCaattaccttttagtaaaaaaatttacaaattttggCAGGGAGAAAAGCTAAAACTTTTCTATAATCCAGCTGCAACTCAACTTGTCCCTAATGAAGAATTTGGAATTGCTTTTAATGGTAATTTTTGCAATGTCACTTGGTTCCCCAAAAATGTCATTTTCCATATCATTTGTAAGGCAGAATATTTGGATTCATTATAAACAGACATAAACTGCGTCAAGAACCAATGGAAACTatgttacaaaaatattattgaaattttcGTTGAGTCTCAGGAAAGGTTCCATCATACTTCCTGAGGCCTATTCTGCTATAAAAGAAGTTTCAATTGGCATTGATCAGCTATATGTTTGAAATAATGTAATTTTGCCTAATAACTAATTGTTGTAATGAATAATCTGACTATACTTCTTTCTTAGATTGTGGAGGTTAATATGTCATACTTATTCGTTTCGCTGGTCATCTTTTTTTCCAACTGGCTAGTAAAATTTCATCCATTCAGGAGGTTTTAATCAGCCAATTATGTGTGGTGGTGAGCCAAGGGCTATGCTTAGAAAATATCGAGGCAAAGCTGATGCCCCAATATATTCCATTCAGATATGCATTCCTAAGCATGGTAATTTGGTACTCttgtttcttaatatattttgttcacAAAATGATTCAGTGTTTTTCTTGCTAACTTCTCTTTTTTGTGCAGCTTTGAACTTGATCTTTTCATTTACAAATGGAGTAGACTGGGATGGTCCATATAGACTACAATTTCAAGTTCCCAAGGCATTACAGAACAAGCCAATTGACTTCTTTAATAAGGTAAATAGCTAGCCACACTATTTCTCTCTGAATCAAGTGACTCTAGCTTAATGCACAGGTCATCCTAGCTTTATAATCAAACTCTCAATCTTTCTTTTGAGGAAATAAGATAAAGGCAAAGATAAACACTTACAGATCTGTGAATTAAAGGTCCATATATGTTTGATAGTTTCAGATTTGATTTTAagattactaatttttttcattctaaaaGGAGGTTGTTGGCAAAGCTATAATAATGTAGCCCCAAAAGAAAACATTAGTCGAGTAGTGAAGAATGAGTCCTCCTATCTATTGTTTTTATATGACAAGATTACAAGACAACTATATTCGAGCTTGTGAGAATTTAGTACATGAATTTTGACACTATTAAAGAAACTAAATGTACAACAATGGAATCATTCAGAGCATTAGTTAACATGACCCTGAATTGGGTGTACTATTCTGTGGTAGGGCTTGGCGGAGGAACTGAGTAAAGAAGGAGCATGCGAGCAAGCAATATTTCCAGACACAAATAAAGTTATAACCAAATGTGCTATGATTGGTAATTTGTCAAAAGAAGGGGTGAGTATATTCTTCCATTCTTCAATGTCTTTACTCTTTTAAATAATCACTGTTTTTCTCCTTGGAACACTTTCAGTTTCTTAATTATGAATGAAAACATCTTCGCAGGGTGATCGCTGCGATCTGAATTTTGTTGTAGGATGCACAGATCCTAGTTCTCACCTATACAACCCGCTAGCCAATGTAGATGATGGAACGTGTACTATTGAATTGGATTCTGAGTCTGAAGAATAGCATTATACTTTACATAAATATTCATTTCGATCATACTTATGTTGGTTTTAAGTACATAGTGTATATTGTAAAGTCCACTCTTTACATTGGACATAGGAAATTGCTGGTCTTGTTACcttatttatctctttaatcTGTTACTATTATTGAAACAGGTTCTTCTTTCTCTTAGTCCAGCTGAAAGTGTAATTAATTTGAGAAAAGTATACATATAATGAGTTTGAATAGTTACTGGAATTGA from Glycine soja cultivar W05 chromosome 8, ASM419377v2, whole genome shotgun sequence includes:
- the LOC114422458 gene encoding uncharacterized protein LOC114422458 isoform X2, whose protein sequence is MNRYKLPSWAKFEIGRAAVYWKTMNGLPPSSGEKLKLFYNPAATQLVPNEEFGIAFNGGFNQPIMCGGEPRAMLRKYRGKADAPIYSIQICIPKHALNLIFSFTNGVDWDGPYRLQFQVPKALQNKPIDFFNKGLAEELSKEGACEQAIFPDTNKVITKCAMIGNLSKEGGDRCDLNFVVGCTDPSSHLYNPLANVDDGTCTIELDSESEE
- the LOC114422458 gene encoding uncharacterized protein LOC114422458 isoform X1, translating into MAATNASIFASSTQSCLPVSPTISNTLVSPFLNVSSPRSYLVKKKHVKFSKNISAAAVATTTTTEEIQEYKLPSWAKFEIGRAAVYWKTMNGLPPSSGEKLKLFYNPAATQLVPNEEFGIAFNGGFNQPIMCGGEPRAMLRKYRGKADAPIYSIQICIPKHALNLIFSFTNGVDWDGPYRLQFQVPKALQNKPIDFFNKGLAEELSKEGACEQAIFPDTNKVITKCAMIGNLSKEGGDRCDLNFVVGCTDPSSHLYNPLANVDDGTCTIELDSESEE